The Coffea eugenioides isolate CCC68of chromosome 8, Ceug_1.0, whole genome shotgun sequence genome has a segment encoding these proteins:
- the LOC113781388 gene encoding U-box domain-containing protein 25, which produces MKSQHPKLKTAPRPLFSCGFFRNCTQTVLSPTTTTPPALPFPATSDQPPPKPTSPPPPPPPPPPPLPPPPSSSHPPHAPTKPDSESSSSSSNTSQSFTQWRFPLTNSPISHHLIHPYQQTQEKPKLSEPTPPRKAPDSLPPPPLSATKLEETFHVAELRFSSGSDEDKLGALHLLEKSLVPNPRAVADGGDAVACPATVMKWVVSCLKERVMAKSASKVLLALCLVEGDRHAAVEAGAVGVVVDAMADLEGAVAERSLAALELLCTVAEGAAELRSHALAVPMMVEVMGRMEGRGKEYAISVLAVIFGGCTDGAVVAPPEEVARAVMLALQGDCSARGRRKAAQLLKILQEENGRLDLTQDG; this is translated from the coding sequence ATGAAATCTCAACACCCCAAGCTAAAAACTGCGCCGCGTCCACTTTTTTCTTGCGGGTTTTTTCGCAACTGTACTCAAACAGTGCTCAGTCCGACGACCACCACTCCTCCAGCACTCCCTTTCCCAGCCACCTCTGATCAGCCACCGCCAAAACCAacatcaccaccaccaccacctcctcctcctcctccacctctCCCTCCTCCACCTTCTTCCTCTCATCCACCACATGCACCGACCAAACCCGATTCGGAATCATCCTCATCTTCCTCAAACACCTCCCAGAGCTTCACCCAATGGAGGTTCCCGCTGACTAACTCCCCCATCTCTCACCATCTTATCCACCCGTATCAGCAAACTCAAGAAAAGCCGAAGCTTTCGGAGCCCACCCCACCAAGAAAAGCGCCTGATTCTCTGCCGCCGCCGCCACTATCCGCTACCAAGttggaagaaacttttcacgTTGCGGAGCTTCGTTTCAGCTCTGGATCCGACGAAGACAAGCTCGGCGCGCTACACTTGCTGGAAAAGTCACTCGTTCCAAACCCACGCGCAGTTGCGGACGGTGGAGATGCGGTGGCATGCCCGGCTACGGTGATGAAATGGGTGGTGAGCTGCCTAAAAGAAAGGGTCATGGCTAAGTCGGCCAGTAAAGTTTTATTGGCGCTATGTTTGGTCGAAGGTGACAGACATGCAGCAGTCGAAGCCGGGGCAGTTGGTGTTGTGGTGGACGCAATGGCGGATTTGGAGGGTGCGGTGGCAGAAAGGTCGTTGGCAGCATTGGAGTTGCTCTGCACGGTGGCCGAAGGGGCGGCAGAGCTGAGGTCTCACGCGCTTGCAGTGCCGATGATGGTGGAGGTGATGGGGAGGATGGAGGGGAGAGGTAAAGAGTATGCCATTAGTGTCCTGGCGGTGATTTTTGGTGGCTGTACTGATGGGGCGGTGGTGGCGCCTCCTGAGGAGGTGGCGCGTGCGGTAATGTTAGCTCTTCAAGGTGACTGTAGTGCTAGGGGCAGGAGAAAAGCGGCCCAACTTCTGAAGATTCTGCAGGAGGAAAATGGACGGTTGGATTTGACTCAAGACGGGTGA
- the LOC113780735 gene encoding probable beta-1,4-xylosyltransferase IRX9H — protein sequence MASFRRSLSVVPQHGSSADEEEYAVASSLPKSPSVNSDHLPTGGLFLRSFSSLDYALYKLQTLLILGLFPKRSSRPLERFKSKGNSWRRALLHFLVCFLIGILIEITPFASPTFSTNLLAKHQPFSLEMLQQVNTVRFYQHDDPKNFTSAVEGVDINDDDKPKSEDATDEREDGIPVGDQLTDKTLYEDINTFNKLLIIVTPIYSRPFQAYYLNRLAQTLGMVPPPLLWIVVEMTSQSAETAEILRNSGVMHRHLICKETLTGTNDRGMLLRNVGLSHIETHQLDGIIYFADDDNMYTTDLFDQMRHIRRFGTWIVAELVGKNTHAVMEGPICNGSQVMGWHLNERSNKFQKFRSGLSGFAFNSTLLWDPKRWHRRPLQPIRLLDSVKEAPSPVSRFIEQIAEGENEMECLPLACSRAMVWRLDGEFLYSFPHENSTRSSLILHWLNGVLDFAIIKNLIH from the exons ATGGCATCTTTCAGGAGATCATTGTCAGTGGTGCCTCAACATGGAAGTTCAGCAGATGAGGAAGAATATGCAGTGGCATCTTCATTACCTAAATCACCATCGGTGAACTCAGATCACCTGCCAACAGGTGGTTTATTTCTACGTTCTTTCAGTTCATTAGACTATGCACTGTACAAACTTCAAACACTACTCATTCTTGGCTTATTCCCTAAAAGATCTTCTCGACCCTTAGAAAGGTTCAAATCAAAGGGGAACAGTTGGAGAAGGGCTCTTCTCCATTTCTTGGTATGTTTCCTTATTGGCATACTTATTGAGATTACACCATTTGCTTCACCAACTTTTTCCACGAATCTTTTGGCCAAACATCAGCCTTTCTCCTTGGAGATGCTTCAACAAGTCAATACGGTTCGGTTTTATCAACATGATGATCCAAAAAATTTTACATCTGCAGTCGAAGGAGTCGACATAAATGATGACGATAAACCCAAATCAGAAGACGCTACCGATGAACGAGAAGATGGAATTCCTGTTGGTGATCAGCTAACTGATAAAACACTTTATGAAGATATAAACACATTCAATAAGCTTTTGATTATTGTGACCCCAATATATTCTAGGCCATTTCAAGCTTATTATTTAAATCGTTTGGCCCAAACATTGGGAATGGTTCCGCCTCCTTTGTTGTGGATAGTTGTGGAGATGACATCTCAATCTGCTGAAACGGCTGAAATTTTAAGGAATTCTGGGGTTATGCATAGGCATCTAATATGCAAAGAGACTTTAACTGGCACAAATGATAGAGGCATGCTCCTCAGAAATGTAGGTCTTTCTCACATTGAGACACACCAGCTTGATGGTATCATTTATTTTGCTGATGATGACAACATGTACACCACTGATCTCTTTGACCAAATGAGACATATCAG GCGGTTTGGTACGTGGATAGTAGCTGAACTAGTGGGAAAAAATACGCATGCTGTTATGGAGGGTCCAATTTGTAATGGCTCTCAGGTTATGGGATGGCATTTGAATGAAAGGTCAAATAAGTTTCAAAAATTCCGCTCAGGATTATCAGGGTTTGCCTTCAATAGTACCTTACTTTGGGATCCAAAGAGATGGCATCGCCGCCCACTTCAACCAATCAGGCTGCTTGATTCAGTCAAAGAAGCACCATCCCCG GTTAGCAGGTTCATCGAACAAATTGCGGAGGGCGAGAACGAAATGGAATGTTTACCACTAGCTTGCTCGAGGGCAATGGTTTGGCGCCTTGATGGGGAATTTTTGTATTCTTTTCCTCATGAAAATTCTACAAGAAGTAGCTTAATTCTGCATTGGCTGAACGGGGTATTAGATTTTGCCATCATAAAGAACTTGATTCATTAA
- the LOC113779327 gene encoding probable tocopherol cyclase, chloroplastic, with protein MANAFSMSNMFQTLPFPCLNPKPNSTNSVSVSPLKSHQQFFPKFFIANSKKAGAAASTMDAESGVAEEEQRSKAAKFKESAAAMNPVYKPTPSNRPLGTPHSGYHFDGSTRKFFEGWYFKVSIPECRQSFCFMYSVENPAFSKKLSTLEVLQYGHRFTGVGAQILGADDKYICQYTEDSPNFWGSRHELMLGNTFSAKKNMRPPSKEVPPQEFDQRVLEGFQVTPLWHQGFIRDDERTSYVETVKTARWEYSTRPIYGWGNVDSKQKSTAGWLAAFPVFEPHWQMCMAGGLSTGWIEWDGERFEFENAPSYSEKNWGGGFPRRWFWVQCNVFEGASGDIALTAAGGLRQLPGLSDTFENAALIGVHYRGVFYEFVPWNGVVKWEVSQWGYWFMSAENKTHKVELVATTKDLGTTLRAPTSEAGFAPACKDTCSAELRLQLWDRRSDGSKGNIILDVTSNMAAVEVGGGPWFSPWKGQTNAPEFVSRALNLPVDVEGLLDSVPLLKPPGL; from the exons ATGGCAAATGCATTTTCCATGTCAAACATGTTCCAAACGCTGCCCTTTCCTTGTTTGAATCCAAAACCCAATTCAACAAATTCAGTAAGCGTTAGTCCACTGAAGAGTCATCAGCAGTTCTTCCCCAAGTTCTTTATTGCAAATTCCAAGAAGGCGGGGGCGGCAGCGTCAACTATGGATGCGGAGTCCGGCGTTGCTGAAGAGGAGCAGCGGTCAAAAGCAGCAAAGTTTAAAGAGTCAGCTGCTGCTATGAATCCTGTTTACAAGCCTACGCCTTCCAATCGCCCTCTTGGAACCCCTCACAGCGG GTACCATTTTGATGGAAGTACTCGAAAATTCTTTGAGGGTTGGTATTTCAAGGTCTCAATACCTGAATGTAGGCAGAGCTTCTGTTTTATGTATTCTGTTGAGAATCCTGCTTTCTCCAAGAAGTTGAGCACACTTGAGGTACTACAATATGGGCATAGATTTACAGGAGTTGGGGCTCAAATTCTTGGCGCTGATGACAAATATATTTGCCAGTACACTGAAGATTCTCCTAACTTTTGGGGAA GCAGGCATGAATTGATGCTTGGAAACACTTTTTCAGCGAAGAAAAATATGCGGCCTCCAAGTAAGGAGGTACCTCCTCAG GAGTTCGATCAAAGAGTTCTGGAAGGTTTTCAAGTTACTCCCCTTTGGCATCAGGGTTTTATTCGTGATGACGAGAG GACAAGCTATGTGGAGACTGTAAAGACTGCACGTTGGGAGTATAGTACACGCCCCATTTATGGCTGGGGTAATGTTGACTCAAAACAAAAGTCTACAGCTGGGTGGCTTGCTGCTTTCCCTGTTTTTGAACCCCATTGGCAAATGTGCATGGCAGGGGGGCTTTCGACAG GTTGGATAGAGTGGGATGGAGAAAGGTTTGAGTTTGAAAATGCTCCTTCATATTCCGAGAAGAATTGGGGTGGTGGCTTCCCCAGAAGGTGGTTTTGG GTCCAGTGCAATGTCTTTGAAGGTGCAAGTGGAGACATTGCTCTTACTGCTGCTGGTGGCTTGAGGCAACTTCCTGGATTGTCTGATACCTTTGAAAATGCGGCACTG ATTGGTGTTCACTATAGAGGAGTATTCTACGAATTCGTGCCATGGAATGGAGTTGTTAAATGGGAAGTTTCGCAATGGGGCTATTGGTTTATGTCTGCAGAGAATAAAACACACAAG GTGGAGTTGGTGGCAACAACAAAAGACCTAGGCACTACCTTGCGTGCTCCAACCTCAGAGGCTGGCTTTGCCCCAGCCTGTAAGGATACTTGCAGTGCAGAGCTAAGACTGCAACTGTGGGATCGAAGATCTGATGGAAGTAAAGGAAAT ATTATTCTGGATGTCACAAGTAATATGGCAGCTGTAGAAGTTGGTGGAGGACCCTGGTTCAGCCCATGGAAAGGCCAGACGAATGCACCAGAATTTGTTAGCCGGGCTCTTAATCTTCCTGTTGATGTAGAGGGACTTCTGGATTCAGTTCCTCTGCTGAAGCCCCCCGGTCTTTAA